From a region of the Zingiber officinale cultivar Zhangliang chromosome 4B, Zo_v1.1, whole genome shotgun sequence genome:
- the LOC121977150 gene encoding heterogeneous nuclear ribonucleoprotein U-like protein 1 isoform X3, with protein MASKHPLESPELDQAPASKRYRPKEKEASFRQDPNRAAVRVELNPADCDLDFNIDKHGLQGHALHEEGFAYCWSGARATVGITGGKYCFGCKVISDQEVDMADTPPDQQHICRVGISRGDEPVGSLGETIKSFGFGGTGKFSNGGKFSDYGSRFGVGDTIICTVDLEKKPLPSIGFSKNGKSLGVAMHFDASSIGIGASAMPPGSRPWESAFFPHVLLKNVVVQLQVNIEDGLIPEEGYKPWAAAFEDGNAVVGPSFTSPSTCEVIMMVGLPASGKTTWAEKWMTEHPEKRYVLLGTNLALDKMKVPGLMRKNNYGERFERLMDRATGIFNVLLSRAANTARNYILDQTNVYKSARNRKLRAFVDYRKIAVVIFPSQDELRLRAEQRFKEMGKDVPAEAVNEMIANYILPTTKNMPPSKELFDEVIFIESGREEAQRQLDDMKRALVSPSTGAKQDPPHYSCMGVNWPASTPSPPLYDSRSTFQVSSSYSSVYSSPSSFRDRQIIPDYTGLSTQRDNMYTSSHGANSSPHVRYSSPNFSSRCARLDSLGSSRRLEYENPTMPPLYRSPGVQFQDTRVPYVGHQSTGSWSPQYEFRSPAQSSYGLNYQSPPPRLPYRYPPNQMRPPSGQWYQ; from the exons ATTTCAATATTGATAAACATGGTCTTCAAGGCCATGCATTGCATGAAGAAGGATTTGCATATTGCTGGTCTGGTGCCCGAGCAACTGTTGGAATAACTGGAGGGAAGTATTGTTTTGGCTGCAAGGTGATATCGGACCAGGAAGTTGACATGGCTGATACACCTCCAGATCAACAACATATATGCCGTGTTGGTATATCAAGGGGCGACGAGCCTGTTGGTAGCCTCGGTGAGACGATCAAGAGTTTTGGCTTTGGTGGAACTGGTAAATTTTCAAATGGAGGGAAGTTCTCAGACTATGGGTCTAGATTTGGTGTAGGTGATACTATAATTTGCACAGTGGACCTTGAAAAAAAGCCATTGCCTTCTATTGGGTTTTCCAAAAATGGGAAATCATTGGGTGTTGCTATGCATTTTGATGCGAGCTCAATAGGTATTGGTGCATCAGCGATGCCACCTGGGAGTCGACCATGGGAATCTGCATTTTTTCCCCATGTACTTTTGAAGAACGTTGTGGTTCAGCTGCAGGTTAACATTGAAGATGGATTGATCCCTGAGGAAGGCTACAAACCTTGGGCTGCTGCTTTTGAGGATGGGAATGCAGTAGTTGGGCCATCATTCACAAGCCCAAGCACATGTGAGGTGATCATGATGGTTGGTTTACCTGCATCTGGGAAGACAACATGGGCAGAGAAATGGATGACGGAGCATCCTGAGAAACGATATGTTCTTCTTGGAACAAATCTCGCATTGGATAAAATGAAG GTTCCAGGTCTCATGCGCAAGAATAATTACGGAGAACGTTTTGAACGCCTTATGGATCGAGCAACTGGAATTTTCAACGTATTATTATCTAGGGCTGCCAATACAGCACGTAATTATATTCTTGATCAAACAAATGTTTACAAGAGTGCTCGTAACCGTAAACTAAGGGCATTTGTGGATTACCGTAAG ATTGCAgtggtcatttttccttcacaAGATGAGCTTAGACTTCGTGCAGAACAACGTTTTAAAGAGATGGGGAAAGATGTACCTGCTGAAGCAGTAAATGAGATGATAG CCAATTATATTTTACCAACAACCAAGAACATGCCTCCTTCAAAGGAGTTATTTGATGAG GTTATTTTTATAGAATCTGGGAGGGAAGAGGCACAAAGACAATTAGATGACATGAAACGTGCGCTAGTATCTCCTAGTACGGGTGCAAAGCAAGATCCCCCACATTATTCAT GTATGGGTGTGAACTGGCCAGCTTCCACGCCATCTCCTCCATTATATGATAGCCGAAGTACTTTTCAA GTTAGTTCTTCATATTCAAGTGTGTATTCAAGTCCTAGCTCCTTTCGAGATCGCCAAATAATACCAGATTACACTGGTCTGTCGACACAAAGAGACAACATGTATACTTCAAGTCATGGAGCCAACTCTAGTCCTCATGTGAGATACAGTAGTCCAAACTTTTCTAGCAG ATGTGCCAGGTTAGACAGTCTTGGTTCCTCTAGGAGGCTCGAGTATGAAAATCCAACAATGCCACCCTTGTACAGAAGTCCAGGTGTACAGTTCCAAGACACTAGGGTTCCATATGTCGGTCATCAATCCACTGGATCATGGTCACCACAATATGAGTTTCGAAGCCCTGCTCAAAGCAGCTATG GTCTGAACTATCAATCTCCGCCGCCGAGGCTACCATATCGATATCCTCCTAACCAAATGCGGCCGCCATCTGGCCAATGGTACCAGTAG
- the LOC121977150 gene encoding heterogeneous nuclear ribonucleoprotein U-like protein 1 isoform X2 produces MASKHPLESPELDQAPASKRYRPKEKEASFRQDPNRAAVRVELNPADCDLDFNIDKHGLQGHALHEEGFAYCWSGARATVGITGGKYCFGCKVISDQEVDMADTPPDQQHICRVGISRGDEPVGSLGETIKSFGFGGTGKFSNGGKFSDYGSRFGVGDTIICTVDLEKKPLPSIGFSKNGKSLGVAMHFDASSIGIGASAMPPGSRPWESAFFPHVLLKNVVVQLQVNIEDGLIPEEGYKPWAAAFEDGNAVVGPSFTSPSTCEVIMMVGLPASGKTTWAEKWMTEHPEKRYVLLGTNLALDKMKVPGLMRKNNYGERFERLMDRATGIFNVLLSRAANTARNYILDQTNVYKSARNRKLRAFVDYRKIAVVIFPSQDELRLRAEQRFKEMGKDVPAEAVNEMIANYILPTTKNMPPSKELFDEVIFIESGREEAQRQLDDMKRALVSPSTGAKQDPPHYSCESSFQSFPRPILNVKTASGMGVNWPASTPSPPLYDSRSTFQVSSSYSSVYSSPSSFRDRQIIPDYTGLSTQRDNMYTSSHGANSSPHVRYSSPNFSSRLDSLGSSRRLEYENPTMPPLYRSPGVQFQDTRVPYVGHQSTGSWSPQYEFRSPAQSSYGLNYQSPPPRLPYRYPPNQMRPPSGQWYQ; encoded by the exons ATTTCAATATTGATAAACATGGTCTTCAAGGCCATGCATTGCATGAAGAAGGATTTGCATATTGCTGGTCTGGTGCCCGAGCAACTGTTGGAATAACTGGAGGGAAGTATTGTTTTGGCTGCAAGGTGATATCGGACCAGGAAGTTGACATGGCTGATACACCTCCAGATCAACAACATATATGCCGTGTTGGTATATCAAGGGGCGACGAGCCTGTTGGTAGCCTCGGTGAGACGATCAAGAGTTTTGGCTTTGGTGGAACTGGTAAATTTTCAAATGGAGGGAAGTTCTCAGACTATGGGTCTAGATTTGGTGTAGGTGATACTATAATTTGCACAGTGGACCTTGAAAAAAAGCCATTGCCTTCTATTGGGTTTTCCAAAAATGGGAAATCATTGGGTGTTGCTATGCATTTTGATGCGAGCTCAATAGGTATTGGTGCATCAGCGATGCCACCTGGGAGTCGACCATGGGAATCTGCATTTTTTCCCCATGTACTTTTGAAGAACGTTGTGGTTCAGCTGCAGGTTAACATTGAAGATGGATTGATCCCTGAGGAAGGCTACAAACCTTGGGCTGCTGCTTTTGAGGATGGGAATGCAGTAGTTGGGCCATCATTCACAAGCCCAAGCACATGTGAGGTGATCATGATGGTTGGTTTACCTGCATCTGGGAAGACAACATGGGCAGAGAAATGGATGACGGAGCATCCTGAGAAACGATATGTTCTTCTTGGAACAAATCTCGCATTGGATAAAATGAAG GTTCCAGGTCTCATGCGCAAGAATAATTACGGAGAACGTTTTGAACGCCTTATGGATCGAGCAACTGGAATTTTCAACGTATTATTATCTAGGGCTGCCAATACAGCACGTAATTATATTCTTGATCAAACAAATGTTTACAAGAGTGCTCGTAACCGTAAACTAAGGGCATTTGTGGATTACCGTAAG ATTGCAgtggtcatttttccttcacaAGATGAGCTTAGACTTCGTGCAGAACAACGTTTTAAAGAGATGGGGAAAGATGTACCTGCTGAAGCAGTAAATGAGATGATAG CCAATTATATTTTACCAACAACCAAGAACATGCCTCCTTCAAAGGAGTTATTTGATGAG GTTATTTTTATAGAATCTGGGAGGGAAGAGGCACAAAGACAATTAGATGACATGAAACGTGCGCTAGTATCTCCTAGTACGGGTGCAAAGCAAGATCCCCCACATTATTCATGTGAAAGTTCTTTTCAATCATTTCCTAGACCTATTCTTAATGTGAAAACTGCTTCAG GTATGGGTGTGAACTGGCCAGCTTCCACGCCATCTCCTCCATTATATGATAGCCGAAGTACTTTTCAA GTTAGTTCTTCATATTCAAGTGTGTATTCAAGTCCTAGCTCCTTTCGAGATCGCCAAATAATACCAGATTACACTGGTCTGTCGACACAAAGAGACAACATGTATACTTCAAGTCATGGAGCCAACTCTAGTCCTCATGTGAGATACAGTAGTCCAAACTTTTCTAGCAG GTTAGACAGTCTTGGTTCCTCTAGGAGGCTCGAGTATGAAAATCCAACAATGCCACCCTTGTACAGAAGTCCAGGTGTACAGTTCCAAGACACTAGGGTTCCATATGTCGGTCATCAATCCACTGGATCATGGTCACCACAATATGAGTTTCGAAGCCCTGCTCAAAGCAGCTATG GTCTGAACTATCAATCTCCGCCGCCGAGGCTACCATATCGATATCCTCCTAACCAAATGCGGCCGCCATCTGGCCAATGGTACCAGTAG
- the LOC121977150 gene encoding heterogeneous nuclear ribonucleoprotein U-like protein 1 isoform X1 — MASKHPLESPELDQAPASKRYRPKEKEASFRQDPNRAAVRVELNPADCDLDFNIDKHGLQGHALHEEGFAYCWSGARATVGITGGKYCFGCKVISDQEVDMADTPPDQQHICRVGISRGDEPVGSLGETIKSFGFGGTGKFSNGGKFSDYGSRFGVGDTIICTVDLEKKPLPSIGFSKNGKSLGVAMHFDASSIGIGASAMPPGSRPWESAFFPHVLLKNVVVQLQVNIEDGLIPEEGYKPWAAAFEDGNAVVGPSFTSPSTCEVIMMVGLPASGKTTWAEKWMTEHPEKRYVLLGTNLALDKMKVPGLMRKNNYGERFERLMDRATGIFNVLLSRAANTARNYILDQTNVYKSARNRKLRAFVDYRKIAVVIFPSQDELRLRAEQRFKEMGKDVPAEAVNEMIANYILPTTKNMPPSKELFDEVIFIESGREEAQRQLDDMKRALVSPSTGAKQDPPHYSCESSFQSFPRPILNVKTASGMGVNWPASTPSPPLYDSRSTFQVSSSYSSVYSSPSSFRDRQIIPDYTGLSTQRDNMYTSSHGANSSPHVRYSSPNFSSRCARLDSLGSSRRLEYENPTMPPLYRSPGVQFQDTRVPYVGHQSTGSWSPQYEFRSPAQSSYGLNYQSPPPRLPYRYPPNQMRPPSGQWYQ; from the exons ATTTCAATATTGATAAACATGGTCTTCAAGGCCATGCATTGCATGAAGAAGGATTTGCATATTGCTGGTCTGGTGCCCGAGCAACTGTTGGAATAACTGGAGGGAAGTATTGTTTTGGCTGCAAGGTGATATCGGACCAGGAAGTTGACATGGCTGATACACCTCCAGATCAACAACATATATGCCGTGTTGGTATATCAAGGGGCGACGAGCCTGTTGGTAGCCTCGGTGAGACGATCAAGAGTTTTGGCTTTGGTGGAACTGGTAAATTTTCAAATGGAGGGAAGTTCTCAGACTATGGGTCTAGATTTGGTGTAGGTGATACTATAATTTGCACAGTGGACCTTGAAAAAAAGCCATTGCCTTCTATTGGGTTTTCCAAAAATGGGAAATCATTGGGTGTTGCTATGCATTTTGATGCGAGCTCAATAGGTATTGGTGCATCAGCGATGCCACCTGGGAGTCGACCATGGGAATCTGCATTTTTTCCCCATGTACTTTTGAAGAACGTTGTGGTTCAGCTGCAGGTTAACATTGAAGATGGATTGATCCCTGAGGAAGGCTACAAACCTTGGGCTGCTGCTTTTGAGGATGGGAATGCAGTAGTTGGGCCATCATTCACAAGCCCAAGCACATGTGAGGTGATCATGATGGTTGGTTTACCTGCATCTGGGAAGACAACATGGGCAGAGAAATGGATGACGGAGCATCCTGAGAAACGATATGTTCTTCTTGGAACAAATCTCGCATTGGATAAAATGAAG GTTCCAGGTCTCATGCGCAAGAATAATTACGGAGAACGTTTTGAACGCCTTATGGATCGAGCAACTGGAATTTTCAACGTATTATTATCTAGGGCTGCCAATACAGCACGTAATTATATTCTTGATCAAACAAATGTTTACAAGAGTGCTCGTAACCGTAAACTAAGGGCATTTGTGGATTACCGTAAG ATTGCAgtggtcatttttccttcacaAGATGAGCTTAGACTTCGTGCAGAACAACGTTTTAAAGAGATGGGGAAAGATGTACCTGCTGAAGCAGTAAATGAGATGATAG CCAATTATATTTTACCAACAACCAAGAACATGCCTCCTTCAAAGGAGTTATTTGATGAG GTTATTTTTATAGAATCTGGGAGGGAAGAGGCACAAAGACAATTAGATGACATGAAACGTGCGCTAGTATCTCCTAGTACGGGTGCAAAGCAAGATCCCCCACATTATTCATGTGAAAGTTCTTTTCAATCATTTCCTAGACCTATTCTTAATGTGAAAACTGCTTCAG GTATGGGTGTGAACTGGCCAGCTTCCACGCCATCTCCTCCATTATATGATAGCCGAAGTACTTTTCAA GTTAGTTCTTCATATTCAAGTGTGTATTCAAGTCCTAGCTCCTTTCGAGATCGCCAAATAATACCAGATTACACTGGTCTGTCGACACAAAGAGACAACATGTATACTTCAAGTCATGGAGCCAACTCTAGTCCTCATGTGAGATACAGTAGTCCAAACTTTTCTAGCAG ATGTGCCAGGTTAGACAGTCTTGGTTCCTCTAGGAGGCTCGAGTATGAAAATCCAACAATGCCACCCTTGTACAGAAGTCCAGGTGTACAGTTCCAAGACACTAGGGTTCCATATGTCGGTCATCAATCCACTGGATCATGGTCACCACAATATGAGTTTCGAAGCCCTGCTCAAAGCAGCTATG GTCTGAACTATCAATCTCCGCCGCCGAGGCTACCATATCGATATCCTCCTAACCAAATGCGGCCGCCATCTGGCCAATGGTACCAGTAG
- the LOC121977150 gene encoding heterogeneous nuclear ribonucleoprotein U-like protein 1 isoform X4, with translation MASKHPLESPELDQAPASKRYRPKEKEASFRQDPNRAAVRVELNPADCDLDFNIDKHGLQGHALHEEGFAYCWSGARATVGITGGKYCFGCKVISDQEVDMADTPPDQQHICRVGISRGDEPVGSLGETIKSFGFGGTGKFSNGGKFSDYGSRFGVGDTIICTVDLEKKPLPSIGFSKNGKSLGVAMHFDASSIGIGASAMPPGSRPWESAFFPHVLLKNVVVQLQVNIEDGLIPEEGYKPWAAAFEDGNAVVGPSFTSPSTCEVIMMVGLPASGKTTWAEKWMTEHPEKRYVLLGTNLALDKMKVPGLMRKNNYGERFERLMDRATGIFNVLLSRAANTARNYILDQTNVYKSARNRKLRAFVDYRKIAVVIFPSQDELRLRAEQRFKEMGKDVPAEAVNEMIANYILPTTKNMPPSKELFDEVIFIESGREEAQRQLDDMKRALVSPSTGAKQDPPHYSCMGVNWPASTPSPPLYDSRSTFQVSSSYSSVYSSPSSFRDRQIIPDYTGLSTQRDNMYTSSHGANSSPHVRYSSPNFSSRLDSLGSSRRLEYENPTMPPLYRSPGVQFQDTRVPYVGHQSTGSWSPQYEFRSPAQSSYGLNYQSPPPRLPYRYPPNQMRPPSGQWYQ, from the exons ATTTCAATATTGATAAACATGGTCTTCAAGGCCATGCATTGCATGAAGAAGGATTTGCATATTGCTGGTCTGGTGCCCGAGCAACTGTTGGAATAACTGGAGGGAAGTATTGTTTTGGCTGCAAGGTGATATCGGACCAGGAAGTTGACATGGCTGATACACCTCCAGATCAACAACATATATGCCGTGTTGGTATATCAAGGGGCGACGAGCCTGTTGGTAGCCTCGGTGAGACGATCAAGAGTTTTGGCTTTGGTGGAACTGGTAAATTTTCAAATGGAGGGAAGTTCTCAGACTATGGGTCTAGATTTGGTGTAGGTGATACTATAATTTGCACAGTGGACCTTGAAAAAAAGCCATTGCCTTCTATTGGGTTTTCCAAAAATGGGAAATCATTGGGTGTTGCTATGCATTTTGATGCGAGCTCAATAGGTATTGGTGCATCAGCGATGCCACCTGGGAGTCGACCATGGGAATCTGCATTTTTTCCCCATGTACTTTTGAAGAACGTTGTGGTTCAGCTGCAGGTTAACATTGAAGATGGATTGATCCCTGAGGAAGGCTACAAACCTTGGGCTGCTGCTTTTGAGGATGGGAATGCAGTAGTTGGGCCATCATTCACAAGCCCAAGCACATGTGAGGTGATCATGATGGTTGGTTTACCTGCATCTGGGAAGACAACATGGGCAGAGAAATGGATGACGGAGCATCCTGAGAAACGATATGTTCTTCTTGGAACAAATCTCGCATTGGATAAAATGAAG GTTCCAGGTCTCATGCGCAAGAATAATTACGGAGAACGTTTTGAACGCCTTATGGATCGAGCAACTGGAATTTTCAACGTATTATTATCTAGGGCTGCCAATACAGCACGTAATTATATTCTTGATCAAACAAATGTTTACAAGAGTGCTCGTAACCGTAAACTAAGGGCATTTGTGGATTACCGTAAG ATTGCAgtggtcatttttccttcacaAGATGAGCTTAGACTTCGTGCAGAACAACGTTTTAAAGAGATGGGGAAAGATGTACCTGCTGAAGCAGTAAATGAGATGATAG CCAATTATATTTTACCAACAACCAAGAACATGCCTCCTTCAAAGGAGTTATTTGATGAG GTTATTTTTATAGAATCTGGGAGGGAAGAGGCACAAAGACAATTAGATGACATGAAACGTGCGCTAGTATCTCCTAGTACGGGTGCAAAGCAAGATCCCCCACATTATTCAT GTATGGGTGTGAACTGGCCAGCTTCCACGCCATCTCCTCCATTATATGATAGCCGAAGTACTTTTCAA GTTAGTTCTTCATATTCAAGTGTGTATTCAAGTCCTAGCTCCTTTCGAGATCGCCAAATAATACCAGATTACACTGGTCTGTCGACACAAAGAGACAACATGTATACTTCAAGTCATGGAGCCAACTCTAGTCCTCATGTGAGATACAGTAGTCCAAACTTTTCTAGCAG GTTAGACAGTCTTGGTTCCTCTAGGAGGCTCGAGTATGAAAATCCAACAATGCCACCCTTGTACAGAAGTCCAGGTGTACAGTTCCAAGACACTAGGGTTCCATATGTCGGTCATCAATCCACTGGATCATGGTCACCACAATATGAGTTTCGAAGCCCTGCTCAAAGCAGCTATG GTCTGAACTATCAATCTCCGCCGCCGAGGCTACCATATCGATATCCTCCTAACCAAATGCGGCCGCCATCTGGCCAATGGTACCAGTAG